A stretch of the Massilia sp. W12 genome encodes the following:
- a CDS encoding histidine phosphatase family protein, giving the protein MELILWRHAHAIDGGPDLADLERPLSPKGVKQAARMAQWLDARLPENCKILVSPAKRTLQTVAPLMRKYKVLPELGPEANPLHLLEAANWPNSRECVLIVGHQPTLGRLIATLVQGQDQEFELRKGYICWISQREREGKLQTWIKALLGAEMCAK; this is encoded by the coding sequence ATGGAGTTGATTTTATGGCGCCATGCGCATGCCATCGATGGCGGCCCTGACTTAGCCGATCTGGAGCGCCCGCTCTCGCCCAAAGGGGTCAAGCAAGCCGCGCGCATGGCCCAATGGCTTGACGCCAGACTGCCGGAGAATTGCAAAATCTTAGTCAGCCCGGCCAAGCGCACCCTGCAAACCGTGGCGCCCTTGATGCGCAAATATAAAGTGCTGCCGGAACTGGGGCCTGAAGCCAACCCGCTGCACCTGCTGGAAGCCGCCAACTGGCCCAACAGCCGCGAATGCGTGTTGATCGTCGGCCACCAACCCACCCTGGGCCGCCTGATTGCGACCCTGGTGCAAGGGCAGGATCAAGAGTTTGAATTACGCAAAGGCTATATCTGCTGGATCAGCCAGCGCGAACGCGAAGGCAAGCTGCAAACCTGGATCAAAGCCTTGCTGGGCGCGGAGATGTGCGCCAAGTGA
- a CDS encoding tetratricopeptide repeat protein, whose product MVIRNNVVALRNLFAQHARVALVADGVTEVEQYQLAQLYAQTYRQNYSQVLWLDASSRPLFRLSCQQQCVKLGLAVQHDPEQELQHWINQHAQLLLIVEHVSDPQLLSGLQDRANHFLFCSNLPSWPSQTLDAGLMRLHENQTIAPDNDRLACALAHNSQALQLAQAWLQSRRQQGLSESEARNACLQALKGVAKLNPRAPAHEGSRIPRALRHAYLLNLSALSAGARHLLGIFAWFGPQALPWQFFLQGDQSASWQARVQELINLQFCQAGGLANPEGGIWPTLEFSPSIQYLQRALGDPNDAFCAQQTIQDVLSSAKLPKALLPLFASHLEYLLAQQKHSPDQAALLLQLLEQHYQHQLHESEVLLRRILALRTENRSPDAEALDCQNLLAQNLKTQGRLDEAQQLLFSALSMARQHLGESAPQTSIYLNNLARLFALRGQHLAAIELEQQALSILRRALGDAHPQVLAVMHNLAHSLSQVPATPEVEALLQELVQIHLRLFGECDWRTQAMMDLLAGNLFAQNKLKQAASWLEKVHAVRKSLFGARHVETTIAAYDLMCIWCELENAGAASQVFHDSLAWLLTTPLNRVCEQQAQIAQLLQDFLPYVNGAAHEAFTMPASTLLH is encoded by the coding sequence ATGGTCATACGCAATAATGTGGTGGCTTTGCGTAATTTATTTGCGCAACATGCCAGGGTGGCCCTGGTGGCGGATGGCGTCACCGAAGTCGAGCAATATCAATTAGCGCAGTTATATGCGCAGACGTATCGACAGAATTACAGCCAGGTATTATGGCTGGACGCCAGCAGCCGTCCATTATTCCGCCTGTCCTGTCAGCAGCAATGCGTCAAACTCGGCTTGGCGGTGCAACATGATCCCGAACAGGAATTGCAACACTGGATCAATCAACATGCGCAGTTGCTGCTGATTGTGGAACATGTCAGCGATCCGCAACTGTTATCCGGTTTGCAAGACCGCGCCAATCATTTTCTGTTTTGCTCCAATCTGCCCAGCTGGCCCAGCCAAACGCTGGACGCCGGCCTGATGCGTCTGCATGAAAACCAGACCATCGCGCCGGATAATGACCGCCTCGCTTGCGCGCTGGCGCACAACAGCCAGGCATTGCAATTGGCGCAGGCTTGGCTGCAATCACGCCGGCAACAGGGTTTGTCGGAAAGCGAGGCGCGCAACGCCTGTCTGCAAGCGCTCAAAGGCGTGGCCAAACTCAATCCGCGCGCGCCGGCGCATGAAGGCAGCCGCATTCCGCGCGCCCTGCGGCATGCCTATTTACTGAATTTATCCGCGCTGTCTGCCGGCGCCCGTCATTTGCTGGGCATTTTCGCCTGGTTTGGCCCGCAAGCCCTGCCCTGGCAATTCTTTTTGCAAGGCGACCAGAGCGCCAGCTGGCAAGCCAGGGTGCAGGAATTGATCAATCTGCAGTTCTGTCAGGCCGGGGGGCTTGCCAATCCAGAAGGCGGGATCTGGCCGACGCTGGAGTTTTCGCCTTCCATCCAATATCTGCAGCGCGCCCTGGGCGACCCGAATGACGCTTTTTGCGCGCAACAAACCATTCAGGATGTGCTCTCCAGCGCCAAACTGCCAAAAGCGCTGCTGCCGCTGTTCGCCAGCCATCTCGAATACCTGCTGGCGCAGCAAAAACACAGCCCGGATCAGGCTGCGCTCTTATTGCAATTGCTGGAACAGCATTACCAGCATCAGTTGCATGAGAGCGAAGTCTTATTGCGCCGCATTCTGGCTTTGCGCACCGAAAACCGCAGCCCGGACGCCGAAGCGCTGGATTGCCAGAATCTGCTGGCGCAAAACCTGAAAACCCAGGGCCGGCTGGATGAGGCGCAGCAACTCCTCTTTTCCGCACTCTCGATGGCGCGTCAGCACTTAGGCGAAAGCGCGCCGCAAACCTCGATTTATCTGAATAATCTGGCGCGCCTGTTCGCCCTGCGCGGCCAGCATCTGGCGGCGATTGAGCTGGAACAGCAGGCGCTGTCAATTTTGCGCCGCGCCTTAGGCGACGCCCATCCGCAAGTGCTGGCGGTGATGCACAATCTGGCGCACTCATTAAGTCAGGTGCCGGCCACGCCGGAAGTGGAAGCGCTGTTGCAGGAATTGGTGCAAATCCATCTGCGTCTGTTTGGCGAATGCGACTGGCGCACGCAAGCCATGATGGATTTGCTGGCCGGCAATCTGTTTGCGCAAAACAAACTCAAACAAGCCGCTTCCTGGCTGGAAAAAGTGCATGCGGTGCGCAAATCGCTGTTCGGCGCGCGCCATGTCGAAACCACGATCGCCGCCTATGATTTGATGTGCATCTGGTGTGAACTGGAAAACGCAGGCGCGGCCAGCCAGGTTTTTCACGACAGTCTGGCCTGGCTCTTGACCACGCCATTAAACCGGGTATGCGAACAGCAAGCCCAAATCGCCCAATTACTGCAAGATTTTTTACCTTATGTGAATGGTGCGGCGCATGAAGCATTCACCATGCCAGCCTCCACCCTGTTACACTGA
- a CDS encoding CHAT domain-containing protein — MSQITFRFAGEFDISPSFDALQAGCGIEVQASSSHRLSQHRSASNTQEIALRPDDAVCVRLQDGVEWWMRAEEAAQLMHTGQPQEMQAKQESLVCELDVTRAAPRKSRGEVQIKALDSLRFDLKESSARNLAGWVELRNLSLRKAGLFQLDLGANDPVLQETIAPAVQDGGPILLFIHGTASSTAGSFAGLWQGDVAAPAAHVLHARYGARCLAWEYLSITRGPIENTLALAKALPDGAELHVVSHSQGGLLGELLCLAQAQALPPDAASLFARDRNIATNWGWQPLDSVANGYQQQWRDLQELFQVLQQKRLRITRFVRVACPALGTTLASGRLDRWLSVIRSVALLGMQNLFADNLLAFLLAVIKERTDPRTLPGTEAMMPGSALQRLLNHPAMHSQSDLAVIAGDIENASGFAWLAMMLSDRFFASRHDLVVNTGSMYGGMRRPAGTARALFDAGREVNHFNYFKNPRTVRGLLAALQRDDVLWQQFTPIMEEQREAPVRGVAPAALDGKRPVLLLIPGLMASHLQSRNNRVWLDMVQLAGGGMGDLRMDAPDVKAGEALATYYGDFINFMQNSHEVLVWPYDWRLAQAENARLLHEYLKPLAPQLKQSGQALRIFAHSLGGMVVRQLSALYSPLWNELNDLPGFRLIMLGTPNLGSYQSVRMIVGQHQLPGWLGLLDLSHDTEEIQRIINQYASSTDLLPMRDNQYDFTDPATWEQLRRESGGNWPLPEPECLARARKTREALARARLNPANTIYLAGQDSHTPYAMALEKSDSLFGGNTQEIVFYSTARGDGTVPWDLGMLPGIPAYYVPDVGHDQLLNCAQFFPAYLELAREGKTRVLLSEEPQTRSAEHTGPREKIAPDHMHYQATLDNFGGSSGRVKRRQAANLKTQKISVNVRHGDLAYALYPVVVGHYQGDTIVSAESSLDQKLDGALRERLRMGVYPGRCNTWHAFIAPAPQMRPGGALVVGLGKVGELSVGTLEAGLSSALVDFALQAANLQARQLLPKEEQLFEVQQGVTQTALSFLLIGTGAGGISVQDSVSVILRSVKKANQRLAAGRPQKSRIAKIEIVELFHDVALSAADALHSVMLDPELRAEFQWNEAQVIDSGSGYYRARYEEAQSWWQRTEISFDAKRQELRYVALTKRARAEQSLIAGQMQLARQFVREATHGSARNQEISRTLFEMLIPNRLKEFAPDRQDLVLVLDEESAWFPWEMMEDRWNGAEAEPPAVAAGLIRQLKTVDFRSQVSDGASRRALVVGNPANCRLNGKALTDLPGARNEAQRVASLFNKRRGIDVEHKIDCNAQDIMIALHADAYRILHLAGHGVHEFAISHSAQGDCESCLQPLPAQNSTLSGMVIGDGILLTAADIEQMRHVPDLVFINCCHLGQTTGRKLEHNGLAANLAAQFIRMGVRAVVAAGWEVDDSAACAFAERFYDAMLDGEPFGQAVKLARKHIHTNFPQVNTWGAYQCYGDPDFRLRADDNLSRRQHVPDFLSPQEMKLELDNLGQRARFGHAQARHVDAVLKRIPPGLEENWLKRADIATALGLAWGELQNFAKALDMLEQALAADSATLPVSALEQRANFKARLALQQFNQACANNADNLEDVRLQSLEKLATAEAELTRLLDFGPTMERYVMLASTAKRRALVCAAASEREALLQTMRSYYAKAQVEGQARKLSSQHPTLCLLMLDVLMAPELPLPQSEVRRIAASCDEIYNREKESNRSAPDFWAASALPQSLLIKSLANGQLPKHCEQIIKALQLARQPGASRREMASLQDNLQFLKEIWDWRNDQLQRNDEALRAEQNALEKICECVAAMLDA; from the coding sequence ATGAGCCAAATCACATTCCGCTTTGCCGGTGAATTCGATATATCCCCCTCATTCGACGCCTTGCAGGCAGGTTGCGGCATTGAAGTTCAAGCCAGCTCCAGCCATCGGCTGTCACAACACCGCAGCGCCAGCAATACCCAGGAAATCGCCCTCAGGCCGGATGATGCGGTATGCGTCCGCCTGCAAGACGGGGTGGAATGGTGGATGCGCGCCGAAGAAGCGGCGCAATTGATGCACACCGGCCAGCCGCAGGAGATGCAGGCCAAACAGGAGAGCCTGGTGTGCGAGCTGGATGTGACGCGCGCCGCGCCGCGCAAAAGCCGTGGCGAAGTGCAAATCAAGGCCTTGGACAGTCTGCGTTTTGATTTAAAAGAAAGCAGCGCGCGCAATCTGGCCGGCTGGGTCGAGTTGCGCAATCTGAGTCTGCGCAAAGCCGGTTTATTCCAATTGGATCTGGGCGCAAATGATCCGGTGTTGCAGGAAACGATTGCGCCGGCAGTCCAGGATGGCGGGCCGATTCTGCTGTTTATCCACGGCACCGCCTCCTCCACCGCCGGCAGTTTCGCCGGTTTATGGCAAGGCGATGTCGCCGCCCCTGCTGCGCATGTGCTGCACGCCCGCTACGGCGCGCGCTGCCTGGCCTGGGAATATCTGTCAATCACACGCGGGCCGATTGAAAACACGCTGGCGCTGGCCAAAGCCTTGCCGGACGGCGCGGAATTGCATGTGGTCAGCCACTCGCAAGGCGGGCTTTTGGGCGAACTGCTCTGTCTGGCGCAAGCGCAAGCGCTGCCGCCTGATGCCGCCAGCCTGTTTGCGCGCGACCGCAATATCGCCACCAACTGGGGTTGGCAGCCGTTGGACAGTGTGGCAAACGGCTATCAGCAACAATGGCGCGATTTGCAGGAATTATTCCAGGTTTTGCAGCAAAAACGCCTGCGCATTACGCGCTTTGTGCGCGTGGCCTGCCCTGCCCTGGGCACCACCCTGGCCTCGGGCCGGCTGGACCGCTGGCTGTCAGTGATTCGCAGCGTCGCCTTGCTCGGCATGCAAAATCTGTTTGCCGACAATTTGCTGGCGTTCTTGCTGGCCGTCATCAAAGAGCGCACCGATCCGCGCACCCTGCCGGGTACCGAAGCGATGATGCCAGGCTCGGCCCTGCAACGCCTGCTCAATCATCCGGCCATGCACAGCCAGTCCGATCTGGCGGTAATCGCCGGCGATATTGAAAATGCGAGCGGTTTTGCATGGCTGGCGATGATGTTAAGCGACCGCTTTTTTGCCAGCCGCCACGATCTGGTGGTCAATACCGGCTCAATGTACGGCGGCATGCGGCGCCCGGCCGGCACAGCGCGCGCGCTGTTTGACGCCGGGCGCGAAGTGAATCATTTCAACTATTTCAAAAACCCGCGCACGGTGCGCGGTTTATTAGCCGCATTGCAACGCGATGATGTGCTGTGGCAGCAATTCACGCCCATCATGGAAGAGCAACGCGAAGCCCCGGTGCGCGGCGTGGCCCCGGCCGCGCTTGATGGCAAACGCCCGGTCTTGCTTTTGATCCCGGGCTTGATGGCGAGCCACTTGCAATCGCGCAATAACCGGGTTTGGCTGGATATGGTGCAATTGGCCGGCGGCGGCATGGGCGATTTACGCATGGACGCGCCCGATGTCAAAGCCGGCGAAGCCTTGGCGACATACTATGGCGACTTTATCAACTTCATGCAAAACAGCCATGAAGTGCTGGTCTGGCCGTATGACTGGCGTCTGGCGCAAGCTGAAAATGCACGCTTGCTGCATGAATATCTCAAACCGCTGGCTCCGCAGCTCAAACAAAGCGGGCAAGCCCTGCGCATCTTCGCCCACTCGCTGGGCGGGATGGTGGTGCGCCAGTTATCCGCGCTCTACAGCCCTTTGTGGAATGAATTAAACGACCTGCCAGGCTTCCGCCTGATCATGCTGGGCACGCCCAACCTCGGCTCATACCAATCGGTGCGCATGATCGTCGGCCAGCACCAATTGCCGGGCTGGCTGGGTTTATTGGATCTGAGCCACGACACCGAAGAAATCCAGCGCATCATCAACCAATACGCCAGCAGCACCGATTTGCTGCCGATGCGCGACAACCAATACGACTTCACCGATCCGGCCACTTGGGAACAGCTGCGGCGCGAGAGCGGCGGCAACTGGCCGCTGCCTGAGCCGGAATGCCTGGCGCGCGCACGCAAAACCCGCGAAGCCTTGGCGCGTGCGCGGCTGAACCCGGCCAACACCATCTATCTGGCCGGGCAGGACAGCCACACCCCTTACGCCATGGCGCTGGAAAAAAGCGACAGCCTGTTTGGCGGCAATACGCAGGAAATCGTGTTTTACTCGACCGCGCGCGGCGATGGCACAGTGCCTTGGGATTTAGGCATGCTGCCCGGCATTCCGGCCTACTATGTGCCGGATGTGGGACACGACCAGCTCTTGAATTGCGCACAATTCTTCCCTGCTTATCTGGAATTGGCGCGTGAAGGCAAAACCCGCGTGCTATTGAGTGAAGAGCCGCAAACCCGCAGCGCAGAGCACACCGGGCCGCGCGAAAAGATTGCGCCGGATCACATGCACTATCAAGCCACCTTAGACAATTTCGGCGGCAGCTCAGGCCGCGTGAAGCGGCGCCAAGCCGCCAACCTCAAAACGCAAAAAATCAGCGTCAACGTGCGCCACGGCGATCTGGCCTACGCCTTGTATCCGGTAGTGGTCGGGCACTATCAGGGCGACACCATTGTCAGCGCGGAAAGCAGTCTGGATCAGAAATTGGACGGCGCATTGCGCGAGCGCCTGCGCATGGGCGTGTACCCGGGGCGCTGCAACACCTGGCATGCGTTTATCGCACCGGCGCCGCAGATGCGGCCCGGCGGCGCGCTGGTGGTGGGGCTGGGCAAGGTCGGCGAATTGAGCGTGGGCACGCTGGAAGCCGGCTTGTCTTCCGCGCTGGTCGATTTCGCCTTGCAAGCGGCGAATTTGCAAGCGCGCCAGCTCTTGCCCAAAGAAGAGCAATTATTTGAAGTCCAGCAAGGCGTGACCCAAACCGCGCTTTCCTTCCTGCTGATCGGCACCGGCGCGGGCGGCATTTCGGTGCAGGATTCGGTCAGCGTGATCTTGCGCAGCGTGAAAAAAGCCAACCAGCGCTTAGCCGCCGGCAGACCGCAAAAAAGCCGCATCGCCAAAATTGAAATCGTCGAACTGTTCCACGATGTCGCCTTAAGCGCGGCGGACGCCTTGCACAGCGTCATGCTGGACCCGGAATTGCGCGCTGAATTTCAATGGAATGAAGCGCAGGTGATCGATAGCGGCAGCGGCTATTACCGGGCGCGTTATGAAGAGGCGCAAAGCTGGTGGCAGCGCACGGAAATCAGCTTTGACGCCAAGCGCCAGGAATTGCGCTATGTGGCCCTGACCAAACGCGCGCGCGCTGAACAATCCTTAATCGCCGGACAGATGCAATTGGCGCGCCAATTTGTGCGCGAAGCGACACATGGCAGCGCACGCAATCAGGAAATTTCGCGCACCCTGTTTGAAATGCTGATCCCCAACCGGCTCAAAGAATTCGCGCCTGACCGCCAGGATCTGGTGCTGGTGCTGGATGAGGAAAGCGCCTGGTTCCCCTGGGAAATGATGGAAGACCGCTGGAACGGCGCTGAGGCCGAACCGCCGGCAGTGGCCGCCGGCCTGATCCGGCAATTGAAAACGGTGGATTTCCGCAGTCAGGTGTCCGACGGCGCAAGCCGGCGCGCGCTGGTGGTGGGCAATCCGGCGAATTGCCGTTTAAATGGCAAAGCGCTGACCGACCTGCCCGGCGCGCGCAATGAAGCGCAGCGCGTCGCCTCCCTCTTCAATAAGCGGCGCGGGATTGATGTCGAACATAAAATCGACTGCAATGCGCAAGACATCATGATTGCGCTGCACGCCGACGCCTACCGCATTTTGCATCTGGCCGGACACGGGGTGCATGAATTCGCCATCAGCCACAGCGCGCAAGGCGATTGCGAAAGCTGTCTGCAACCGCTGCCGGCGCAAAACAGCACACTCTCCGGCATGGTGATCGGCGATGGAATTTTGCTTACCGCCGCAGATATTGAGCAAATGCGCCATGTGCCGGATCTGGTGTTTATCAACTGCTGCCATCTGGGACAAACCACAGGCCGCAAGCTGGAACACAATGGACTGGCGGCGAATCTGGCGGCGCAGTTCATCCGCATGGGGGTGCGCGCCGTGGTGGCCGCCGGCTGGGAAGTGGATGACAGCGCGGCTTGCGCCTTCGCCGAGCGTTTTTATGACGCCATGCTCGACGGCGAGCCGTTCGGCCAGGCGGTGAAACTGGCGCGCAAGCATATTCACACCAATTTCCCGCAAGTCAACACCTGGGGCGCGTATCAGTGTTATGGCGATCCGGATTTCCGTTTGCGCGCCGATGACAATTTAAGCCGTCGCCAGCATGTCCCGGATTTTCTTTCGCCGCAGGAAATGAAGCTGGAATTGGATAATCTGGGCCAGCGCGCCCGCTTCGGCCATGCGCAAGCGCGCCATGTCGATGCCGTGCTCAAGCGCATCCCGCCGGGACTGGAAGAAAACTGGCTCAAACGCGCCGATATCGCCACCGCGCTTGGCCTGGCCTGGGGCGAATTGCAGAACTTCGCGAAAGCGCTGGACATGCTGGAACAAGCCCTGGCGGCGGACAGCGCCACCTTGCCGGTGAGCGCGCTGGAGCAGCGCGCCAATTTCAAGGCGCGCCTGGCGTTGCAGCAATTTAATCAAGCCTGCGCCAACAATGCGGACAATCTGGAAGATGTGCGCCTGCAGAGCCTGGAAAAACTGGCGACAGCGGAAGCGGAATTGACGCGTTTGCTCGATTTCGGCCCGACCATGGAGCGCTATGTGATGCTGGCCTCAACCGCCAAGCGGCGCGCCCTGGTGTGCGCGGCGGCGAGTGAACGCGAAGCCTTGCTGCAAACCATGCGCAGCTATTACGCCAAAGCCCAAGTCGAGGGACAAGCGCGCAAGCTGTCCTCACAACATCCAACGCTGTGCCTGTTGATGCTGGATGTTTTAATGGCGCCGGAACTGCCTTTGCCACAAAGCGAAGTGCGGCGCATCGCCGCCAGTTGCGATGAAATTTACAACCGGGAAAAAGAAAGCAACCGCAGCGCGCCGGACTTCTGGGCCGCCAGCGCACTGCCGCAAAGCTTGTTGATCAAATCGCTGGCGAACGGACAATTGCCAAAACACTGCGAGCAAATCATCAAAGCCTTGCAACTGGCGCGCCAGCCGGGGGCCAGCCGGCGCGAGATGGCCTCCTTGCAAGACAATCTGCAATTTCTCAAAGAAATCTGGGATTGGCGCAACGACCAATTGCAACGCAATGATGAAGCCTTGCGCGCCGAGCAAAACGCGCTGGAAAAAATCTGTGAGTGTGTCGCCGCGATGCTCGACGCCTGA
- a CDS encoding glycosyltransferase family 1 protein yields the protein MALPQHKMRIALVTDTWAPAVNGVVMTLQATCKGLQQRGHEVEVIGPQGMKSICWPGFSDVPLALHASARVEQSLQTFAPDLIHIATEGPLGLAARRYCLQNRLQFSTAYHTRFPEYLWQRARVPLALTYRWLRWFHGPAQAVLVSSERMRQVLQARGFANLCLWGRGVDTALFSPDEVGRRACCHIVQDSGCGKGHDPVFMYVGRVAAEKNLPAFLSLDLPGRKWVVGDGPARAQLEQRFPQVRFVGMRAHHELPAWLNCADVFVFPSQTDTLGLVMLEAMACGVPVAAFPVAGPLDVVQQGVSGMLDMDLRQAALSALDLPRAQVRAHALQFGWEATVTQFLQHCPPRQSQSARAPAIPVALQSRI from the coding sequence ATGGCTTTGCCGCAGCACAAAATGCGCATTGCGCTGGTGACAGACACCTGGGCGCCGGCGGTAAACGGCGTGGTGATGACATTGCAAGCCACCTGCAAAGGCTTGCAACAGCGCGGGCATGAGGTGGAAGTCATCGGCCCGCAGGGCATGAAAAGCATTTGCTGGCCGGGTTTTTCCGACGTGCCCTTAGCCTTGCATGCCAGCGCGCGCGTGGAGCAGAGCTTGCAGACGTTCGCCCCGGATCTGATCCATATCGCCACCGAAGGCCCGCTGGGTTTGGCGGCGCGCCGCTATTGTTTGCAAAACCGGCTGCAGTTCAGCACCGCATACCATACCCGTTTTCCGGAATATTTATGGCAGCGCGCGCGCGTGCCGCTGGCCCTGACTTACCGCTGGCTGCGCTGGTTTCACGGCCCGGCGCAAGCGGTCTTGGTCAGCAGCGAAAGGATGCGCCAGGTTTTGCAGGCGCGCGGCTTCGCCAATCTCTGTTTGTGGGGACGCGGCGTGGATACCGCTTTATTCAGCCCGGATGAAGTCGGACGCCGCGCCTGCTGCCATATCGTGCAGGACAGCGGCTGTGGCAAGGGACATGATCCGGTCTTTATGTATGTCGGGCGGGTGGCGGCGGAAAAAAATCTGCCGGCTTTTTTGTCGCTCGATCTGCCGGGCCGCAAATGGGTGGTCGGCGATGGCCCGGCGCGCGCGCAATTGGAACAGCGTTTTCCGCAAGTGCGCTTTGTCGGTATGCGCGCACATCATGAATTGCCGGCCTGGCTTAATTGCGCTGATGTGTTTGTGTTTCCCAGTCAAACCGACACGCTGGGCCTGGTGATGTTGGAAGCGATGGCGTGCGGCGTGCCGGTGGCCGCCTTTCCGGTCGCAGGGCCGCTGGATGTGGTGCAGCAGGGCGTGTCCGGCATGCTGGATATGGATTTAAGGCAAGCCGCCCTGTCTGCACTGGATTTGCCGCGCGCGCAAGTGCGCGCCCATGCCCTGCAATTCGGCTGGGAGGCGACGGTGACGCAGTTTTTGCAACACTGCCCGCCGCGCCAATCCCAGTCTGCGCGCGCGCCGGCCATACCGGTCGCGCTGCAGTCGCGCATCTGA
- a CDS encoding GNAT family N-acyltransferase, whose product MQVFDTRGLSSKQENKNTPRLSLSLAQDAGEVREAQSLRYRSFVQEMGLVNLQNPEGLDADEFDPWCDHLLVRDNQTLEVVGAYRLLSPARARQFGRMYSENEFDISRLSHLKPRMVEAGRACIHPDYRGGSVLMLLWQGMSEYMRRQQAEFLVGCASISLADGGMNAAAVYRSLQAQNMAPPEYRVKPHLPFPHEHLHPNAQHKVHVPPLLKGYLRAQTWVCGEPAWDPDFDCADLLMLLPLRNLDARYARHFGAL is encoded by the coding sequence ATGCAAGTCTTCGATACCCGGGGTTTGAGCAGTAAACAGGAAAATAAAAACACGCCTCGTCTGTCACTTTCCTTGGCGCAGGATGCAGGTGAAGTGCGCGAAGCGCAAAGCCTGCGTTACCGCAGTTTTGTGCAGGAAATGGGGCTGGTGAATTTGCAAAATCCGGAAGGCCTGGATGCTGATGAGTTTGACCCCTGGTGCGATCATTTGCTGGTGCGCGACAATCAAACGCTGGAAGTGGTCGGCGCCTATCGTTTGCTGTCGCCGGCGCGCGCGCGTCAATTCGGCCGCATGTATTCTGAAAATGAATTCGATATCAGCCGCCTGTCCCATTTAAAACCGCGCATGGTGGAAGCCGGGCGCGCCTGCATCCATCCGGATTATCGCGGCGGTTCGGTTTTGATGCTGCTGTGGCAGGGTATGTCGGAATATATGCGGCGGCAACAGGCGGAATTTCTGGTCGGCTGCGCCAGCATCAGTCTGGCCGATGGCGGTATGAACGCGGCGGCGGTGTACCGCAGCTTGCAAGCGCAGAATATGGCCCCGCCGGAATACCGCGTCAAACCGCATCTGCCGTTTCCGCACGAACATTTGCACCCGAATGCGCAGCATAAAGTGCATGTGCCGCCCCTGCTTAAAGGCTATCTGCGGGCGCAAACCTGGGTCTGCGGCGAACCGGCCTGGGACCCTGATTTTGATTGCGCCGATTTACTCATGCTTTTGCCGCTGCGCAATCTGGATGCGCGTTACGCCCGCCATTTCGGCGCACTGTAA